The following proteins are encoded in a genomic region of Magallana gigas chromosome 1, xbMagGiga1.1, whole genome shotgun sequence:
- the LOC105330583 gene encoding receptor-type tyrosine-protein phosphatase epsilon isoform X2 has protein sequence MHSTDTRTVLALTLHICALEWCQCYVNVALHKPAYQQNPWKQNYSIGDASNAVDGQKSDLSRSGGQCVLSAGQETAIWWVNLTSIHSIHYITVYYLTDNKPWGALNAFTKSFLGFSVYVSNTTDKEMGTLCFKDTNFTTDTIPAVFTTICSVHGQYVIYYNERFIDITYPDYYSLSAENNVCEVEVYGCPATGCFGSNGSLSCPDVNCQDCHKERGTCQVCKPGYKGQQCELECETGKYGINCSKSCGNCLNQSQCHNVDGSCSEGCSAGYKGSFCTEHCEFGKYGEKCSKTCSNCRNQSNCQNVDGFCSEGCSDGYKGFLCTEPCEQTFYGVNCSQKCSTNCSSQACHPMTGQCIDSLKIGAGFDNLYYLFAVPIFAIIVVLILKIMRIFCIKKKRYKNKKDKRNRKKTRKNEETKSGLLGGTVTTTMTYAERSYENIELEDHKSISISAKPPRKQGIKYEQLIEDEDGDFDIDEKTHKENPYGDIYLNTESIKDISISNLWNVIMENSKNENDGFKKEYATLLYGERHPCEIGKYPENVTKNRFKTTFPYDHSRIVLENQTSDYINANFIDGLRQKDEYIATQGPLPSTVDDFWLMIWQENVVQIVMLTNLKEGTKKKCAKYWPDLNADKDCDVFIINTFEEKQYANCVIRKILMTNEKENEKRTITQYHYITWPDHGVPDPLCLLLFHNHVTRTKTSTHKGPTLVHCSAGIGRTGTYIAIDALHKEVQQENKINIAEYVKKMREKRMNMVQTYEQYRTVFLTLYEMYKAPATVQNTSEFIEKLETAKIDTTANVSFFRDEFQRLISVRHQRRDDNDKMASEGDGLSTNACIRPRYENVTLRTSSVSNRGSNIDGIFIHSFTDQNAFIVTHCPPADDVVDFLGLITEYDSEVVVFMEPLNSIESTDTWVPTPSRSSKSVPPFTIQQQQENTKENNWHKVEITKENTDFKPRMVHLAAPTHDLTPNNAQTVPQILGLVSFAQNTMGEGPIIVVSKDGSALCGVFCAVYSLKQQLTMDEEIDVFSVVRLLQTRRPELCSTMEEYEMINHAMMTFIQSRTDEITYYNQ, from the exons TGAACGTTGCCTTACACAAGCCAGCATATCAACAGAATCCATGGAAACAGAATTACAGCATAGGTGATGCCAGTAATGCTGTCGATGGGCAGAAGTCAGACCTTAGTAGGAGTGGTGGTCAGTGTGTCCTTTCGGCTGGCCAAGAAACCGCCATATGGTGGGTCAACTTAACGAGCATTCACAGCATCCATTACATCACAGTCTACTATTTGACGGACAATAAACCATGGG GAGCTTTAAATGCCTTTACAAAGTCTTTTCTCGGATTCTCTGTGTATGTCTCTAATACAACGGATAAAGAAATGGGAACACTGTGTTTCAAGGACACCAACTTTACAACAGATACCATACCTGCTGTGTTCACCACCATCTGCTCTGTTCACGGACAGTATGTCATATACTACAACGAGAGATTCATAGATATAACCTACCCTGATTATTACTCTCTTTCTGCTGAAAACAATGTATGTGAGGTGGAAGTATATG gatGTCCTGCTACCGGATGTTTTGGATCTAATGGATCCTTGTCTTGCCCGGATGTAAATTGTCAGGACTGTCACAAAGAAAGGGGCACATGCCAGGTGTGTAAACCTGGGTACAAAGGTCAACAATGTGAGCTAG AGTGTGAGACTGGAAAGTACGGAATTAACTGTTCAAAGAGCTGCGGTAATTGCCTCAACCAATCCCAGTGCCACAATGTCGACGGATCCTGCTCTGAAGGATGTTCTGCTGGATACAAGGGGTCCTTTTGTACTGAAC ATTGTGAGTTTGGAAAATATGGCGAAAAATGTTCCAAAACATGCAGCAATTGTCGCAATCAATCCAACTGCCAAAATGTCGACGGATTCTGCTCAGAGGGATGTTCTGATGGATATAAGGGATTCCTTTGTACTGAGC CATGCGAACAAACGTTCTATGGCGTTAATTGTTCACAGAAATGTAGTACAAACTGTAGCAGTCAAGCTTGTCACCCTATGACAGGACAGTGTATTGATTCTTTAAAG ATAGGCGCGGGATTTgataatctttattatttgttcGCCGTTCCCATTTTTGCCATTATCGTCGTTCTGATCCTGAAGATCATGcg GATTTTTTGCATAAAGAAGAAAaggtacaaaaacaaaaaagacaaaagaaatCGCAAAAAGACAAGGAAAAACGAAGAAACCAAATCGGGGTTACTAGGTGGAA caGTAACAACGACAATGACTTATGCGGAAAGGAGTTATGAGAATATTGAACTTGAAGATCACAAAAGTATATCCATTTCCGCAAAACCACCACGGAAACAGGGAATCAAATATGAACAGTTAATAGAAGATGAGGATGGAGATTTCGATATTGATGAAAAAACACACAAGGAAAATCCATATGgagatatttatttaaatactgAATCTATTAAAGACATTTCTATAAGTAACTTATGGAATGTAATAATGGAAAACTCCAAAAACGAAAATGATGGATTCAAGAAAGAATATGCG ACATTGTTATATGGAGAGAGGCATCCGTGCGAGATCGGAAAATATCCAGAAAACGTTACAAAGAACAGATTCAAAACGACTTTTCCGT atgATCACTCAAGGATCGTTTTAGAAAACCAAACCTCGGACTATATCAACGCTAATTTTATCGAT GGTCTTCGTCAGAAAGATGAGTATATTGCAACCCAAG GACCTTTACCAAGCACTGTGGATGATTTCTGGTTGATGATTTGGCAAGAAAACGTTGTTCAAATCGTTATGTTAACAAATCTAAAGGAAGGAACTAAG AAGAAATGTGCTAAATATTGGCCAGACTTAAATGCAGACAAGGATTGTGATGTTTTTATCATAAACACCTTCGAGGAAAAGCAGTATGCTAACTGTGTTATCCGTAAAATACTAATGACAAATGAAAAg gaaaatgaaaaaagaacgATTACCCAATATCACTACATTACTTGGCCAGACCACGGCGTCCCGGATCCCCTTTGTCTTTTATTATTCCACAATCACGTGACAAGAACAAAAACGTCTACACACAAAGGTCCGACGTTAGTTCACTGCAG tGCTGGAATTGGAAGAACAGGGACTTACATAGCAATTGATGCCTTGCACAAGGAAGTTCAACaggaaaacaaaatcaatattgcAGAATATGTGAAGAAAATGAGAGAAAAAAGAATGAATATGGTCCAAACTTAC gAACAATATAGGACAGTTTTTCTGACTCTCTACGAAATGTATAAGGCGCCAGCGACTGTTCAGAACACGTCAGAATTCATTGAAAAACTTGAGACAGCCAAAATAGATACTACGGCAAACGTTTCCTTTTTCAGAGATGAGTTCCag AGGCTCATATCAGTTCGACATCAGCGTAGAGACGACAATGACAAAATGGCGTCAGAAGGCGATGGTCTGTCTACAAATGCATGTATCCGACCAC GGTATGAGAATGTAACTCTCCGAACTTCTAGTGTGTCCAATCGTGGAAGTAATATTGATGGAATATTCATCCAT TCATTTACCGACCAGAACGCGTTCATTGTTACGCATTGTCCACCAGCAGATGACGTTGTAGATTTCCTAGGACTAATTACTGAATATGACTCtgaagttgttgtttttatgGAACCCCTCAACAGTATAGAATCT ACAGATACATGGGTACCAACACCATCAAGAAGTTCTAAAAGTGTTCCTCCTTTTACAATTCAACAACAACAGGAAAATACGAAGGAAAATAATTGGCACAAAgttgaaataacaaaagaaaat ACTGATTTTAAACCTCGTATGGTTCACCTTGCGGCGCCAACACATGATCTGACTCCAAATAACGCTCAGACCGTTCCTCAAATTCTGGGGTTGGTTTCATTTGCGCAAAATACAATGGGAGAAGGTCCGATAATCGTAGTCAGCAA
- the LOC105330583 gene encoding receptor-type tyrosine-protein phosphatase epsilon isoform X3, with amino-acid sequence MNTIDCILFICFLETFHCYVNVALHKPAYQQNPWKQNYSIGDASNAVDGQKSDLSRSGGQCVLSAGQETAIWWVNLTSIHSIHYITVYYLTDNKPWGALNAFTKSFLGFSVYVSNTTDKEMGTLCFKDTNFTTDTIPAVFTTICSVHGQYVIYYNERFIDITYPDYYSLSAENNVCEVEVYGCPATGCFGSNGSLSCPDVNCQDCHKERGTCQVCKPGYKGQQCELECETGKYGINCSKSCGNCLNQSQCHNVDGSCSEGCSAGYKGSFCTEHCEFGKYGEKCSKTCSNCRNQSNCQNVDGFCSEGCSDGYKGFLCTEPCEQTFYGVNCSQKCSTNCSSQACHPMTGQCIDSLKIGAGFDNLYYLFAVPIFAIIVVLILKIMRIFCIKKKRYKNKKDKRNRKKTRKNEETKSGLLGGTVTTTMTYAERSYENIELEDHKSISISAKPPRKQGIKYEQLIEDEDGDFDIDEKTHKENPYGDIYLNTESIKDISISNLWNVIMENSKNENDGFKKEYATLLYGERHPCEIGKYPENVTKNRFKTTFPYDHSRIVLENQTSDYINANFIDGLRQKDEYIATQGPLPSTVDDFWLMIWQENVVQIVMLTNLKEGTKKKCAKYWPDLNADKDCDVFIINTFEEKQYANCVIRKILMTNEKENEKRTITQYHYITWPDHGVPDPLCLLLFHNHVTRTKTSTHKGPTLVHCSAGIGRTGTYIAIDALHKEVQQENKINIAEYVKKMREKRMNMVQTYEQYRTVFLTLYEMYKAPATVQNTSEFIEKLETAKIDTTANVSFFRDEFQRLISVRHQRRDDNDKMASEGDGLSTNACIRPRYENVTLRTSSVSNRGSNIDGIFIHSFTDQNAFIVTHCPPADDVVDFLGLITEYDSEVVVFMEPLNSIESTDTWVPTPSRSSKSVPPFTIQQQQENTKENNWHKVEITKENTDFKPRMVHLAAPTHDLTPNNAQTVPQILGLVSFAQNTMGEGPIIVVSKDGSALCGVFCAVYSLKQQLTMDEEIDVFSVVRLLQTRRPELCSTMEEYEMINHAMMTFIQSRTDEITYYNQ; translated from the exons TGAACGTTGCCTTACACAAGCCAGCATATCAACAGAATCCATGGAAACAGAATTACAGCATAGGTGATGCCAGTAATGCTGTCGATGGGCAGAAGTCAGACCTTAGTAGGAGTGGTGGTCAGTGTGTCCTTTCGGCTGGCCAAGAAACCGCCATATGGTGGGTCAACTTAACGAGCATTCACAGCATCCATTACATCACAGTCTACTATTTGACGGACAATAAACCATGGG GAGCTTTAAATGCCTTTACAAAGTCTTTTCTCGGATTCTCTGTGTATGTCTCTAATACAACGGATAAAGAAATGGGAACACTGTGTTTCAAGGACACCAACTTTACAACAGATACCATACCTGCTGTGTTCACCACCATCTGCTCTGTTCACGGACAGTATGTCATATACTACAACGAGAGATTCATAGATATAACCTACCCTGATTATTACTCTCTTTCTGCTGAAAACAATGTATGTGAGGTGGAAGTATATG gatGTCCTGCTACCGGATGTTTTGGATCTAATGGATCCTTGTCTTGCCCGGATGTAAATTGTCAGGACTGTCACAAAGAAAGGGGCACATGCCAGGTGTGTAAACCTGGGTACAAAGGTCAACAATGTGAGCTAG AGTGTGAGACTGGAAAGTACGGAATTAACTGTTCAAAGAGCTGCGGTAATTGCCTCAACCAATCCCAGTGCCACAATGTCGACGGATCCTGCTCTGAAGGATGTTCTGCTGGATACAAGGGGTCCTTTTGTACTGAAC ATTGTGAGTTTGGAAAATATGGCGAAAAATGTTCCAAAACATGCAGCAATTGTCGCAATCAATCCAACTGCCAAAATGTCGACGGATTCTGCTCAGAGGGATGTTCTGATGGATATAAGGGATTCCTTTGTACTGAGC CATGCGAACAAACGTTCTATGGCGTTAATTGTTCACAGAAATGTAGTACAAACTGTAGCAGTCAAGCTTGTCACCCTATGACAGGACAGTGTATTGATTCTTTAAAG ATAGGCGCGGGATTTgataatctttattatttgttcGCCGTTCCCATTTTTGCCATTATCGTCGTTCTGATCCTGAAGATCATGcg GATTTTTTGCATAAAGAAGAAAaggtacaaaaacaaaaaagacaaaagaaatCGCAAAAAGACAAGGAAAAACGAAGAAACCAAATCGGGGTTACTAGGTGGAA caGTAACAACGACAATGACTTATGCGGAAAGGAGTTATGAGAATATTGAACTTGAAGATCACAAAAGTATATCCATTTCCGCAAAACCACCACGGAAACAGGGAATCAAATATGAACAGTTAATAGAAGATGAGGATGGAGATTTCGATATTGATGAAAAAACACACAAGGAAAATCCATATGgagatatttatttaaatactgAATCTATTAAAGACATTTCTATAAGTAACTTATGGAATGTAATAATGGAAAACTCCAAAAACGAAAATGATGGATTCAAGAAAGAATATGCG ACATTGTTATATGGAGAGAGGCATCCGTGCGAGATCGGAAAATATCCAGAAAACGTTACAAAGAACAGATTCAAAACGACTTTTCCGT atgATCACTCAAGGATCGTTTTAGAAAACCAAACCTCGGACTATATCAACGCTAATTTTATCGAT GGTCTTCGTCAGAAAGATGAGTATATTGCAACCCAAG GACCTTTACCAAGCACTGTGGATGATTTCTGGTTGATGATTTGGCAAGAAAACGTTGTTCAAATCGTTATGTTAACAAATCTAAAGGAAGGAACTAAG AAGAAATGTGCTAAATATTGGCCAGACTTAAATGCAGACAAGGATTGTGATGTTTTTATCATAAACACCTTCGAGGAAAAGCAGTATGCTAACTGTGTTATCCGTAAAATACTAATGACAAATGAAAAg gaaaatgaaaaaagaacgATTACCCAATATCACTACATTACTTGGCCAGACCACGGCGTCCCGGATCCCCTTTGTCTTTTATTATTCCACAATCACGTGACAAGAACAAAAACGTCTACACACAAAGGTCCGACGTTAGTTCACTGCAG tGCTGGAATTGGAAGAACAGGGACTTACATAGCAATTGATGCCTTGCACAAGGAAGTTCAACaggaaaacaaaatcaatattgcAGAATATGTGAAGAAAATGAGAGAAAAAAGAATGAATATGGTCCAAACTTAC gAACAATATAGGACAGTTTTTCTGACTCTCTACGAAATGTATAAGGCGCCAGCGACTGTTCAGAACACGTCAGAATTCATTGAAAAACTTGAGACAGCCAAAATAGATACTACGGCAAACGTTTCCTTTTTCAGAGATGAGTTCCag AGGCTCATATCAGTTCGACATCAGCGTAGAGACGACAATGACAAAATGGCGTCAGAAGGCGATGGTCTGTCTACAAATGCATGTATCCGACCAC GGTATGAGAATGTAACTCTCCGAACTTCTAGTGTGTCCAATCGTGGAAGTAATATTGATGGAATATTCATCCAT TCATTTACCGACCAGAACGCGTTCATTGTTACGCATTGTCCACCAGCAGATGACGTTGTAGATTTCCTAGGACTAATTACTGAATATGACTCtgaagttgttgtttttatgGAACCCCTCAACAGTATAGAATCT ACAGATACATGGGTACCAACACCATCAAGAAGTTCTAAAAGTGTTCCTCCTTTTACAATTCAACAACAACAGGAAAATACGAAGGAAAATAATTGGCACAAAgttgaaataacaaaagaaaat ACTGATTTTAAACCTCGTATGGTTCACCTTGCGGCGCCAACACATGATCTGACTCCAAATAACGCTCAGACCGTTCCTCAAATTCTGGGGTTGGTTTCATTTGCGCAAAATACAATGGGAGAAGGTCCGATAATCGTAGTCAGCAA